One genomic segment of Paenibacillus durus includes these proteins:
- a CDS encoding diacylglycerol/polyprenol kinase family protein, whose translation MTAFLIKQGTMFMILYGFQFLIGTFVVKHNLRVNYARKIVHFMSFITPMAIEVIVKSSTGYNAPIFIVGLLLNCLIMLIYIKPIREKSVFVQRMFTSFDRPEDRPHTLLWLNTQLVAGYIVLAPCFLFFQSIGYGTLAFIPVLINGLGDGLAEPVGIRFGKHKYRVNALFTKKKYTRSIEGSLCVFLSAVLLLLVFSSSFTGIQLIVALLVLPIAMTLAEAFSPHTIDTPFILIVGYAFLYMILSIG comes from the coding sequence ATGACGGCATTTCTTATCAAACAGGGAACAATGTTTATGATTCTGTATGGTTTTCAATTTTTGATTGGTACCTTTGTGGTCAAGCATAATTTAAGAGTTAATTATGCCAGGAAAATAGTTCATTTCATGTCGTTTATTACACCGATGGCTATCGAAGTCATTGTAAAATCCAGTACTGGATATAACGCACCCATTTTCATTGTCGGTTTGCTGCTGAACTGCCTGATCATGCTGATTTACATCAAGCCCATTCGGGAAAAAAGCGTATTTGTTCAACGAATGTTTACATCCTTTGACCGGCCGGAGGATCGTCCACACACACTTCTTTGGCTCAATACCCAGTTAGTCGCGGGATATATCGTATTAGCCCCCTGCTTTTTATTTTTTCAGAGTATAGGGTATGGGACTCTGGCTTTTATTCCGGTACTGATCAATGGCCTTGGTGACGGACTTGCCGAACCCGTAGGTATTCGTTTCGGCAAACATAAATACCGCGTCAATGCGCTGTTTACGAAAAAAAAATATACAAGAAGCATAGAGGGAAGCTTATGTGTTTTTTTGTCAGCGGTATTGCTGCTACTCGTATTCAGCAGTAGCTTTACCGGTATACAACTGATCGTGGCACTTCTTGTGCTTCCCATTGCTATGACCCTTGCGGAGGCATTTTCTCCGCATACTATAGACACCCCGTTTATACTTATCGTCGGCTATGCATTTTTATACATGATTCTTTCAATTGGTTAA
- a CDS encoding tyrosine-type recombinase/integrase: MSLTFNFKPYLFGIPLFPYRMKGNRSSWRRTVQKTNQAIVLCRSYLSFLNYCSGFGKSSKKNRALFRDSYQYKYEDYIYVDKLGDRIKPGYITQHFPLVLKKHGLRRIRFHDLRHSCASLLLANGVSLKEIQ, from the coding sequence ATGTCATTAACTTTCAACTTCAAACCATATCTATTCGGCATACCGTTATTCCCGTATCGTATGAAGGGAAACAGATCATCGTGGAGAAGAACCGTGCAAAAAACAAATCAAGCTATCGTACTCTGCCGCTCGTACCTGTCTTTTTTGAACTACTGCTCCGGCTTTGGAAAGAGCAGCAAAAAAAATCGGGCCTTGTTCAGAGATTCTTATCAATACAAATACGAAGATTACATCTATGTGGACAAGTTGGGAGATCGAATCAAGCCTGGATATATTACGCAACATTTTCCGCTCGTGCTCAAGAAGCACGGTCTGAGACGGATTCGTTTCCACGATCTTCGCCATAGTTGTGCGAGCTTATTACTTGCAAATGGTGTCAGCCTGAAAGAAATTCAATAA
- a CDS encoding xanthine phosphoribosyltransferase, whose protein sequence is MEILKKRILEEGIVVSDQVLKLDGLLNHQVDPELTMEMGREFAKLFAEQGVTRVVTVESSGIAVAFATAYELKVPLVFARRKKTLLADPDALCERVPSFTKGIVTDIMISRQFISPEDKILFIDDIIANGDAARGLIKIIHRSGAELVGLGVVVEKCFEAGARTIREQGVRLESLIKIKSLAGGRIEFEQ, encoded by the coding sequence ATGGAAATATTGAAAAAGCGGATTTTGGAGGAAGGGATTGTCGTTTCCGATCAGGTGTTGAAGCTGGACGGGCTGCTCAACCATCAGGTTGATCCCGAGCTGACAATGGAGATGGGACGGGAATTTGCGAAGCTCTTTGCAGAACAGGGAGTGACTCGTGTGGTTACCGTGGAATCCTCAGGTATTGCCGTTGCATTTGCCACCGCGTATGAATTGAAGGTGCCGCTTGTCTTTGCGCGCCGTAAGAAAACACTGCTGGCCGACCCTGACGCGCTGTGCGAGCGGGTTCCGTCGTTTACGAAGGGGATCGTCACGGACATAATGATTTCACGCCAATTTATTTCGCCCGAGGACAAAATTCTGTTCATCGACGATATTATCGCCAACGGCGATGCGGCACGCGGCCTGATCAAGATTATTCATCGCTCGGGAGCGGAGCTCGTCGGACTTGGGGTGGTTGTGGAAAAATGCTTTGAGGCCGGTGCCCGTACGATCCGCGAACAGGGTGTACGTCTGGAATCGCTTATAAAAATTAAGTCCCTTGCTGGCGGAAGAATCGAATTCGAGCAGTAA
- a CDS encoding helix-turn-helix domain-containing protein produces the protein MCTEDRTFTEEQVVQIVAIACEDPKDCGRPISHWTPREVRDEAVKRGIVPAISVTQVGRFLK, from the coding sequence TTGTGTACTGAGGACCGTACGTTCACGGAAGAGCAGGTCGTGCAAATCGTCGCTATTGCCTGTGAAGACCCCAAAGACTGCGGCCGTCCCATCAGTCACTGGACCCCGCGCGAAGTGCGCGACGAGGCAGTCAAGCGGGGCATTGTACCCGCGATTTCCGTCACCCAGGTCGGTCGTTTTTTAAAATGA
- the fabD gene encoding ACP S-malonyltransferase — protein sequence MDYVIDSYAYSNVKVGNEQLWAYVFPGQGSQKVGMGEGLFDEFPALTRQADKILGYSIKMLCLYDRNQQLSLTQFTQPALFTVNALAYLKKIKETGRQPDLVAGHSLGEYNALFAAGVFDFATGVKLVQKRGELMSEAANGGMAAVLGLTEEKVKAILNQYGLEELDIANINSPTQIVIAGPLEAIDCAKAVFEQSGATMYIPLRVSGAFHSRYMLESSRQFERFMQDTSFSSPELTVISNFTARPYNPTEIKKNLVQQITHPVKWCESVQVLTGMGAKVIEEVGPGNVLSKLVATIQSEAEPIVLPPEFKPVPNFFLSTSHNASQQAKSLVSEHSAYTQAHLLGSEQFKRDYNLKLAYVTGAMYKGIASKELVIKVGQAGMMGFLGTGGLDIQQIEEDIQYIQKHLKEGQAYGMNLLHQMSRPDREEELVDLLIRKGVNTVEASAFMSITPALIKYRAAGLRRLGDGSIAASNRIIAKVSRPEVAEAFLNPASDYLIEKMLQEQKITTDQAEMLRAIPVAEDLCLESDSGGHTDAGVAYVMLPAILQLRDHMMKKHGYIKKVRIGAAGGIGTPAAAAAAFLLGADFVVTGSINQCTVEAGTSDAAKDLLQQINIQDTEYAPAGDMFEIGAKVQVLRKGVFFPARANKLYDLYRQYDSLDEINDKTKHQIQEKYFKRSFEEVYRQVIQYRSPEEIQKAEQNPKYKMALIFKWYFAYSSKLALEGAEGQQVDYQIHCGPALGAFNQWVKGTDLENWKSRHVDDLGNKIMEGAALILQERLKKFAIAVEGA from the coding sequence ATGGACTATGTCATAGATAGTTATGCATATTCCAACGTAAAGGTGGGAAATGAGCAATTGTGGGCATATGTGTTTCCAGGGCAGGGTTCTCAAAAGGTAGGCATGGGAGAAGGTTTGTTTGATGAATTTCCGGCGCTAACAAGGCAAGCAGATAAGATTTTAGGGTACTCGATCAAAATGCTATGTTTATATGATCGTAATCAACAACTTAGTCTGACGCAATTTACTCAGCCTGCGCTGTTTACGGTTAATGCACTGGCTTATCTAAAGAAAATCAAGGAAACCGGAAGACAGCCCGATCTGGTAGCTGGACATAGTTTAGGGGAATACAATGCTCTCTTTGCCGCAGGTGTCTTCGACTTTGCCACAGGAGTAAAACTGGTGCAAAAAAGAGGGGAATTGATGAGTGAAGCTGCGAATGGAGGAATGGCAGCTGTCCTTGGGTTGACTGAAGAGAAGGTCAAGGCTATTTTGAACCAATATGGTTTAGAAGAATTAGATATTGCCAATATTAACTCCCCTACGCAGATTGTAATCGCAGGGCCGCTCGAAGCTATTGACTGTGCGAAGGCCGTATTTGAACAGTCCGGAGCAACAATGTATATACCGCTTAGAGTGAGCGGAGCCTTCCACTCAAGATATATGTTAGAGTCAAGCCGTCAATTTGAACGTTTTATGCAGGACACTTCATTTTCGAGTCCTGAGCTTACTGTAATCTCTAATTTTACCGCAAGACCATACAATCCAACCGAGATTAAGAAGAACCTTGTCCAGCAAATTACTCATCCGGTCAAATGGTGTGAGTCGGTCCAGGTTCTCACCGGTATGGGTGCAAAGGTGATTGAGGAAGTAGGCCCTGGCAATGTGCTGAGCAAGCTGGTGGCTACAATTCAAAGCGAGGCTGAACCGATTGTATTGCCTCCAGAATTTAAACCTGTGCCCAATTTCTTTCTATCGACTTCTCACAATGCTTCACAACAGGCAAAATCATTGGTTTCTGAGCACAGTGCGTACACTCAAGCACATCTTCTGGGGTCAGAACAATTTAAGCGGGATTACAATCTGAAGCTGGCTTATGTAACTGGTGCCATGTATAAGGGTATAGCTTCCAAAGAATTGGTAATTAAGGTTGGGCAAGCTGGAATGATGGGTTTTCTGGGCACAGGCGGTCTTGATATACAGCAAATAGAAGAGGACATTCAATATATACAAAAGCATTTAAAGGAAGGGCAAGCCTACGGAATGAATTTGCTCCATCAGATGAGCCGACCGGACCGGGAGGAGGAACTGGTCGATCTGCTCATTCGTAAAGGTGTTAATACCGTTGAAGCATCTGCATTTATGAGCATTACTCCCGCGCTAATCAAGTATCGGGCAGCCGGACTAAGACGCCTTGGTGACGGTAGCATTGCAGCAAGCAACCGCATCATTGCAAAGGTATCAAGGCCTGAGGTAGCGGAAGCTTTTCTAAATCCGGCTTCTGATTATTTGATTGAGAAAATGCTGCAGGAGCAGAAAATAACAACGGATCAAGCCGAAATGCTCCGAGCAATTCCCGTTGCGGAGGATTTATGTCTGGAATCTGACTCCGGCGGACACACCGACGCAGGAGTGGCTTATGTGATGCTCCCGGCAATTCTCCAACTTCGGGATCACATGATGAAAAAGCATGGTTACATTAAAAAAGTGAGAATCGGCGCTGCTGGCGGTATTGGTACACCAGCGGCAGCAGCGGCAGCTTTTTTGCTTGGCGCAGATTTTGTCGTAACCGGCTCAATCAATCAATGTACCGTCGAAGCGGGAACAAGTGATGCTGCCAAAGATTTGCTGCAGCAAATTAATATCCAGGATACGGAATATGCTCCAGCCGGAGATATGTTTGAAATTGGAGCCAAAGTGCAGGTACTGCGCAAAGGCGTGTTTTTCCCGGCAAGAGCCAATAAGTTATATGATCTGTACCGCCAGTATGATTCGCTGGATGAAATAAATGATAAGACAAAGCATCAAATTCAGGAAAAATATTTTAAACGCAGCTTTGAGGAAGTATACCGTCAGGTCATCCAATATCGTTCACCGGAAGAGATTCAAAAAGCGGAGCAAAATCCGAAATATAAAATGGCATTGATATTTAAATGGTATTTTGCCTACAGCTCAAAGCTTGCTTTAGAAGGAGCCGAAGGCCAACAGGTTGACTATCAGATTCACTGTGGCCCGGCTTTGGGAGCCTTTAATCAGTGGGTCAAGGGAACAGACTTGGAAAATTGGAAAAGTCGGCACGTTGATGATTTAGGCAATAAAATCATGGAGGGAGCCGCTCTTATATTGCAAGAGCGGCTGAAGAAATTTGCCATCGCAGTTGAAGGAGCTTAA
- the hisC gene encoding histidinol-phosphate transaminase, with product MNKYWSETIKGIAPYVPGEQPRAGRLVKLNTNENPYPPSPEVLNAMKAAVTDKLRLYPDPNCSCLRETASRHYGIPAEQIFAGNGSDEILAFCFKAFFDPGDTILFPDITYNFYEVYAKLFGVSYRTVQLTESFDVPVDGFFTNNDGVILANPNAPTGKAIPLENIEALVKRNRQAVVIVDEAYIDFGGESSIGLISEYDNLLVIRTFSKSRSLAGLRIGLAMGHSSLIEALIRVRDCINCFTVDWIAQAGAIASLEDTETFTRNIKTVIATRSRITSLLRQAGFEVVDSSTNFLLVSHPKVEADILNEALRRQNIFVRLFPRPRIDKYLRVTIGTDEEMDILYEALLDLVHGTQLKVSRIGQNSDPSDKSG from the coding sequence ATGAACAAATACTGGAGTGAGACGATCAAAGGGATTGCGCCGTATGTACCGGGCGAGCAGCCCCGGGCAGGCAGACTGGTCAAATTAAACACGAACGAGAATCCCTACCCGCCTTCGCCCGAGGTGCTGAATGCGATGAAAGCCGCCGTTACCGACAAGCTGAGATTATATCCCGATCCGAACTGTTCCTGCTTACGGGAAACGGCCAGCCGCCACTACGGCATCCCGGCGGAACAGATTTTTGCCGGCAACGGGTCCGACGAAATTCTGGCTTTTTGCTTCAAGGCCTTTTTCGATCCGGGGGATACGATTCTTTTTCCCGATATTACGTATAATTTCTATGAAGTGTACGCCAAGCTGTTCGGGGTATCGTACAGGACGGTTCAGCTGACAGAAAGCTTCGATGTGCCGGTTGACGGCTTCTTCACCAATAATGACGGAGTTATACTGGCTAATCCCAACGCCCCTACTGGCAAAGCCATTCCCCTAGAGAATATTGAGGCCCTTGTGAAACGGAATCGGCAGGCGGTGGTTATTGTAGATGAAGCCTACATCGATTTTGGCGGAGAATCGTCAATTGGACTGATTTCGGAATATGACAACCTGCTCGTTATCCGCACATTCTCCAAATCGCGGTCGCTGGCGGGTCTGCGGATCGGGCTGGCTATGGGACACAGCAGTTTAATTGAAGCGCTCATTCGCGTCAGAGATTGTATCAACTGCTTCACCGTCGACTGGATCGCACAGGCGGGAGCCATAGCGTCTCTTGAAGATACGGAAACGTTCACCCGAAATATTAAGACCGTTATAGCCACCCGCAGCCGGATCACCTCCCTCCTCCGTCAAGCTGGATTTGAGGTGGTAGACTCTAGTACGAATTTCTTGTTAGTCTCCCACCCAAAGGTAGAGGCCGACATTCTAAATGAAGCTTTGCGGAGACAGAACATTTTCGTGCGTCTTTTTCCAAGGCCCAGGATCGATAAATATTTGCGTGTGACGATTGGAACGGATGAAGAAATGGATATTCTATATGAAGCGCTGCTGGACCTCGTACATGGTACTCAGCTGAAAGTATCTAGAATCGGACAAAACTCGGACCCAAGTGATAAGTCTGGGTGA
- a CDS encoding tyrosine-type recombinase/integrase yields MNYKDENGKRKNKWIATGLPVKGNKKKAEGMLLDARRNFELPSEAVEEEKVEEILLGGAEETEENDILFADFMLEWLEMMKYQVEVTTHAAYSFAVKTRIVPYFREKRIFLKEHQSICTTSTSMY; encoded by the coding sequence TTGAATTACAAAGATGAAAACGGCAAGCGGAAAAACAAGTGGATCGCCACTGGTCTTCCAGTGAAAGGCAATAAGAAAAAAGCTGAAGGTATGTTATTAGACGCGCGCAGGAATTTTGAGCTCCCTTCCGAAGCGGTTGAAGAAGAAAAGGTTGAGGAAATACTTCTCGGAGGAGCCGAGGAAACAGAAGAGAACGACATTTTATTTGCCGATTTCATGTTGGAATGGCTTGAAATGATGAAGTACCAGGTGGAAGTGACAACTCATGCAGCCTATAGTTTTGCCGTAAAAACCAGGATTGTCCCCTATTTTCGGGAGAAGAGAATTTTTCTGAAAGAACACCAAAGCATCTGCACGACTTCTACCAGTATGTATTGA
- a CDS encoding MBL fold metallo-hydrolase gives MLQREYEVVPIKSSYESFINYSYLIIDQITRQAAVVDPAWDLEQICSLLKEKEANLVQLWLTHSHRDHVHLVKPLLDRFQPNVYMGAAEIEFYKYHCANLYPVYDQNAILLGNTLISCVWTPGHTTGSICYSLRGSLFTGDTIFTEGCGICTERGGDPRAMFHSMQKIRSRIHPDVLVYPAHSFGVSPGQPLRSLLENNIYFNIPDEEQFIAFRMRRNQPDSKSFV, from the coding sequence ATGCTGCAGAGAGAATATGAAGTTGTTCCTATTAAATCAAGCTATGAATCGTTTATTAATTATAGTTATCTCATTATCGATCAAATTACCCGTCAGGCTGCTGTGGTCGATCCTGCATGGGACCTGGAACAGATTTGTTCCTTACTGAAGGAGAAGGAAGCAAATCTAGTTCAATTGTGGTTGACTCATTCTCATCGTGATCATGTTCATCTGGTGAAACCGTTGCTGGACCGTTTCCAGCCCAATGTTTACATGGGGGCAGCAGAGATTGAATTTTATAAGTACCATTGTGCCAATCTGTACCCGGTATATGATCAGAATGCCATTTTACTAGGGAATACGCTGATCTCGTGTGTTTGGACACCCGGCCACACAACGGGTTCCATTTGCTACTCACTAAGAGGCAGTTTATTTACAGGAGATACGATTTTTACTGAAGGCTGCGGGATCTGCACTGAACGGGGCGGAGATCCCCGGGCCATGTTTCACAGTATGCAAAAGATTAGGAGTCGAATCCATCCTGATGTTTTGGTGTATCCGGCTCACTCTTTTGGTGTAAGTCCGGGCCAGCCTCTCCGAAGCTTGCTTGAGAATAACATTTACTTCAACATTCCTGATGAAGAGCAATTCATCGCTTTCCGTATGCGGAGAAATCAACCTGACAGTAAAAGTTTCGTGTAA
- a CDS encoding transposase: MDEMTGIQALERLHPTLPMRPGLIERREFEYIRHGTLSLIAGFDIGTGRIAASSMAPTRGETDFARYVKQLLETDPQGEWILIADRLNTHQSESLVRLVADCCELDESLGQKGISGVLKSQASRAAFLADPRHRIRFVYTPKHCSWLNQIEIWFSILVRRLLKRSSFKSTLDLQKQICQFIDYFNETMAKPFKWTHRGKPLYA, from the coding sequence CTGGACGAAATGACCGGCATTCAGGCGCTGGAGCGGCTTCACCCCACGTTGCCGATGAGGCCGGGCCTCATCGAACGGCGCGAATTTGAATATATTCGCCATGGTACGCTCAGCCTGATCGCCGGATTTGACATCGGCACGGGCCGGATCGCTGCCTCGTCGATGGCCCCCACCCGGGGAGAGACGGATTTTGCAAGATACGTCAAGCAATTGTTGGAGACCGATCCGCAAGGCGAATGGATCTTGATTGCGGATCGGTTGAATACGCACCAATCCGAGAGTCTGGTTCGGCTTGTGGCCGATTGTTGTGAGTTAGACGAATCGCTGGGTCAAAAGGGAATAAGCGGCGTACTCAAGTCTCAAGCTAGCCGGGCTGCCTTTCTGGCGGACCCTCGTCACCGCATCCGGTTTGTGTACACGCCGAAGCATTGCTCTTGGCTCAATCAGATTGAGATTTGGTTCAGTATTCTGGTGCGTCGGCTCCTGAAACGTAGTAGCTTTAAGAGTACACTCGATTTGCAAAAGCAGATTTGTCAGTTTATCGATTATTTCAATGAAACGATGGCTAAACCGTTCAAATGGACCCACCGGGGCAAGCCACTTTATGCCTGA
- a CDS encoding YkvI family membrane protein has protein sequence MRQMLRTLQIAFTYIGTIVGAGFATGQEILQFFTQYGRWATLTIVFATGVFIWLGTKMMILAQRIGAESYEDFNRHLFGKNVGGIISLFTLVILIGVNSIMLAGAGAIFEEHLGLHYQTGLILTVIGSYLLLKRGISGILQMNSIVVPLMLTLSLIIIFNTLDHPGSHHFLQLGTERSAFAAGLSPFLYTAFNLGMSQAVLVPMARHTQNERPLVYGGILGGLGIGFMLMAAHFAMSAHMPGILKFEIPMGSIAFRLGALVQLVYLVLIFLEIFSTFVADIYGVTLQLAQRLSISSAFIKPAVMLTCYVFSQFGFSSLLALFYPMFGALSLVWAVKLILAPMVPPGKSGAPPKSELLPASKPVPRSTRR, from the coding sequence ATGAGACAAATGCTCCGCACGCTGCAAATCGCCTTTACTTATATTGGCACTATTGTGGGAGCCGGATTCGCCACCGGCCAGGAAATTCTCCAGTTCTTCACGCAGTACGGCCGCTGGGCAACGCTGACCATTGTGTTCGCCACAGGGGTCTTTATCTGGCTCGGCACGAAAATGATGATTCTAGCCCAGCGGATCGGAGCGGAATCCTATGAGGATTTCAACCGCCATCTGTTCGGGAAGAACGTAGGCGGCATTATCAGCCTGTTCACCCTGGTTATTCTGATCGGGGTGAACAGCATTATGCTGGCCGGAGCGGGCGCGATTTTTGAGGAGCATCTCGGGCTCCACTATCAAACCGGGCTGATACTGACCGTAATCGGCTCTTATCTTCTTCTGAAAAGAGGCATTTCCGGCATTCTGCAGATGAACAGCATTGTCGTTCCCTTGATGCTGACCTTGTCGCTTATCATTATTTTCAACACGCTTGATCATCCGGGATCGCATCACTTTTTGCAGCTTGGTACGGAACGCAGCGCCTTTGCCGCCGGGCTGTCACCGTTTCTGTATACAGCATTCAATCTGGGAATGTCGCAGGCCGTCCTCGTTCCGATGGCTCGGCATACCCAGAATGAACGACCGCTTGTCTATGGCGGCATTCTCGGCGGTCTGGGTATCGGTTTTATGCTGATGGCGGCGCATTTTGCCATGAGCGCGCATATGCCGGGCATCTTGAAGTTTGAGATTCCGATGGGCAGCATCGCTTTCCGTCTCGGAGCGCTGGTGCAGCTTGTGTATCTGGTGCTGATCTTTCTGGAAATATTCAGCACCTTTGTCGCCGATATTTACGGCGTCACGCTTCAACTGGCGCAGCGCCTCTCGATCTCGTCCGCCTTCATTAAACCTGCGGTCATGCTAACCTGCTATGTCTTCAGCCAGTTCGGCTTCAGCTCGCTGCTGGCGCTGTTCTATCCCATGTTCGGGGCACTGTCGCTCGTCTGGGCGGTTAAATTAATCCTTGCTCCCATGGTTCCGCCGGGCAAATCGGGGGCACCTCCAAAATCGGAGCTGCTGCCCGCCTCCAAACCGGTTCCGCGATCTACACGGAGATAA
- the bacA gene encoding undecaprenyl-diphosphate phosphatase has protein sequence MDIIIGLILGIVEGLTEFAPVSSTGHLILVGHLLGFEGTVRASTFEIVIQLGSIMAVAFLFWRRILSILGIHIGADKSEQKSKEKLTLIHIIIGAIPFGIGGVIFYDYIKEVLFSAQTVVITLILGGVLMIAAEKFKPKHPAAETLDQVTYRQALIVGLFQCFALIPGFSRSGATLSGGLLSGMSHKTASEFTFIMALPIMFGASLKDLIESWEYLSAADIPLFITGFVTAFIVAAIAVKFFLRLINRIKLIPFAIYRFVLAALFWVFLLN, from the coding sequence GTGGATATTATTATCGGACTTATTCTGGGGATAGTTGAAGGTTTAACCGAGTTTGCTCCTGTATCGTCAACCGGTCATTTGATTCTTGTCGGGCACTTGCTTGGTTTTGAGGGAACTGTACGTGCTTCAACATTTGAAATTGTAATTCAACTCGGATCTATAATGGCAGTTGCATTCTTGTTTTGGAGGCGGATATTAAGTATTTTAGGTATTCATATTGGAGCCGATAAAAGTGAGCAAAAATCAAAAGAAAAGCTTACCCTAATCCATATTATTATCGGGGCAATCCCATTTGGAATCGGCGGCGTGATTTTTTACGATTACATAAAAGAAGTACTTTTCAGTGCCCAAACGGTAGTCATTACATTAATTTTGGGCGGCGTTCTAATGATTGCTGCCGAAAAATTCAAACCAAAACATCCTGCAGCGGAAACTTTGGATCAAGTCACCTACAGGCAGGCCCTTATCGTAGGATTATTCCAATGTTTTGCTCTGATCCCCGGGTTCTCCAGATCGGGAGCTACCCTTTCTGGTGGACTGCTTTCAGGCATGAGCCACAAAACGGCCTCTGAGTTTACATTTATTATGGCGCTGCCGATTATGTTTGGAGCCTCATTAAAGGATCTAATTGAGAGTTGGGAGTATCTGTCTGCGGCTGACATCCCGCTTTTCATAACTGGATTTGTTACGGCATTCATCGTAGCAGCCATCGCCGTTAAATTTTTCTTACGTCTTATTAACCGTATCAAATTAATTCCATTTGCGATCTACCGTTTTGTTCTTGCGGCCTTGTTCTGGGTTTTTCTTCTTAATTAG